A window of Littorina saxatilis isolate snail1 linkage group LG7, US_GU_Lsax_2.0, whole genome shotgun sequence contains these coding sequences:
- the LOC138972001 gene encoding gamma-aminobutyric acid type B receptor subunit 1-like, with protein MLSSSQFLLRLLVLTTGVYGDRRPLHIGGFMPVTGIGFPVASAARPAVNLAVELINNSSGILPDYELILDIYDTQHSAMVGLKQFFEMVNKTTPTIFMVGPAISPVSVHLCVAASSWNVVQVSFSTRTSALEDRELYPYFYRTIPSDAMLNTLRHQFLRTFGWSRVAVIYEEYEGDLFYAGLPELVVKLKTDNISVLTFEKVDTTNYASTLQTLKDLDARIIIVNIFFPTARNFFCETSKAICSL; from the exons ATGCTGTCAAGTTCACAATTCCTGCTGCGCCTTCTAGTGTTAACAACCGGTGTCTATGGAGATCGACGCCCCCTGCACATCGGCGGTTTTATGCCGGTCACTGGAATAGGTTTTCCAGTGGCTTCTGCTGCCCGCCCAGCGGTCAATTTAGCTGTGGAGCTTATCAATAACAGCTCGGGCATCCTGCCGGACTATGAGCTCATCCTCGACATCTATGACACACAG CACAGTGCCATGGTGGGCCTGAAGCAGTTCTTCGAAATGGTGAACAAGACCACGCCGACCATATTCATGGTGGGGCCTGCGATCTCGCCCGTCTCCGTGCACTTGTGTGTGGCTGCAAGTAGCTGGAACGTTGTGCAG GTGTCATTTTCGACAAGAACATCTGCTCTGGAGGATAGAGAACTGTATCCCTACTTCTACAGAACCATTCCCTCGGACGCCATGTTGAACACACTACGTCATCAGTTTTTGCGTACCTTTGGATGGTCTCGTGTTGCAGTGATCTATGAGGAGTATGAGGGAGACTTGTTTTATGCT GGTCTGCCTGAGTTAGTGGTCAAGCTGAAGACGGACAACATCAGCGTGTTGACCTTTGAGAAGGTGGACACTACTAACTACGCCTCAACACTGCAAACTTTAAAG GACCTGGATGCAAGAATTATCATCGTCAACATTTTCTTTCCAACGGCGAGAAACTTCTTCTGTGAG ACATCCAAAGCAATTTGTTCTCTCTAA